From Bacillus rossius redtenbacheri isolate Brsri chromosome 16, Brsri_v3, whole genome shotgun sequence, a single genomic window includes:
- the LOC134540386 gene encoding protein mono-ADP-ribosyltransferase PARP16-like isoform X1 gives MLYLFEFYLSEKCGRAPVLYNITDWRTTTGLAGSMEEMHDGPLDAAPEVHRRPGVAVTVRSSPAEAVTADRKLAALRDLLRADLLAADMKWGLFVASGQSYRCDSCLKPFPPQFAGAGAKDVDALREVLSRTPELSKVMLYCCESIHSLDPQVVDLLFWVLIQLKEFKLRSVPKKDFGAILARRGSGSSVPLPNHIFEVVGDPRSARATKWAELAHGRNLWCGFHGSRLENFYSILCHGLQQHMTKRDLFGPGIYLSDELSVSLLYSPTGCAGRHSLVGEHASCVALCQIIDHPDVKCQTKTGLDPNRSRSISSNSIGGRVPETYYVVQNSDLVRVQYLLVYSNTSFKSRRQDSSLMGWVKSHKMLTAVVAYIVMLVSVGLANSPTTSKLVRMFLRKIGR, from the exons ATGTTATACCTATTCGAGTTTTACTTGTCGGAAAAATGCGG aagaGCACCTGTACTTTATAATATTACTGACTGGAGAACTACGACAGGACTCGCGGGCTCGATGGAGGAGATGCATGACGGCCCGCTGGACGCGGCACCCGAGGTGCACCGGCGGCCCGGGGTCGCCGTCACGGTGCGGTCGTCCCCGGCGGAGGCCGTCACCGCGGACCGGAAGCTGGCGGCCCTGCGCGACCTGCTCCGCGCTGACCTGCTGGCCGCCGACATGAAGTGGGGGCTGTTCGTGGCGTCGGGCCAGAGCTACCGCTGCGACTCCTGCCTCAAGCCCTTCCCGCCGCAGTTCGCTGGCGCTGGCGCCAAGGACGTGGACGCGCTC CGCGAAGTCTTAAGCAGAACGCCTGAACTCTCCAAAGTTATGCTGTACTGCTGCGAGTCGATTCACAGTTTGGACCCGCAAGTAGTGGATCTCCTGTTTTGGGTGCTGATACAGTTGAAGGAGTTCAAGCTGAGGTCTGTGCCGAAGAAAGAC TTCGGAGCCATTTTGGCGCGAAGGGGCTCTGGTTCGTCCGTCCCGCTCCCCAACCACATCTTCGAAGTCGTCGGCGACCCGCGCTCCGCGCGCGCCACCAAGTGGGCAGAACTGGCGCACGGCAGGAATCTGTGGTGTGGTTTCCACGGCAGCCGCTTGGAGAATTTCTACTCCATCCTCTGCCACGGGCTTCAGCAGCACATGACCAAG AGGGACCTGTTTGGCCCCGGGATCTACCTCTCGGACGAGCTGTCGGTGAGCCTACTGTACAGCCCCACGGGGTGTGCGGGCCGCCACAGCCTGGTGGGCGAGCACGCCAGCTGCGTCGCGCTCTGCCAGATCATCGACCACCCCGACGTCAAGTGCCAGACCAAGACAG gctTGGACCCCAACCGGTCTCGCTCCATCAGCAGCAACAGTATTGGCGGGCGTGTTCCAGAGACGTACTATGTGGTCCAGAACAGCGACTTGGTCCGTGTTCAGTACCTGCTGGTTTACAGCAACACCAGCTTCAAGAGCAG GAGGCAGGATTCTTCTCTGATGGGTTGGGTGAAGAGCCACAAGATGTTGACGGCTGTCGTTGCGTACATCGTGATGCTGGTCTCGGTGGGTCTTGCCAACAGCCCGACCACGTCCAAGTTGGTGAGGATGTTTCTGCGGAAGATCGGCCGGTAG
- the LOC134540386 gene encoding protein mono-ADP-ribosyltransferase PARP16-like isoform X2 — protein sequence MEEMHDGPLDAAPEVHRRPGVAVTVRSSPAEAVTADRKLAALRDLLRADLLAADMKWGLFVASGQSYRCDSCLKPFPPQFAGAGAKDVDALREVLSRTPELSKVMLYCCESIHSLDPQVVDLLFWVLIQLKEFKLRSVPKKDFGAILARRGSGSSVPLPNHIFEVVGDPRSARATKWAELAHGRNLWCGFHGSRLENFYSILCHGLQQHMTKRDLFGPGIYLSDELSVSLLYSPTGCAGRHSLVGEHASCVALCQIIDHPDVKCQTKTGLDPNRSRSISSNSIGGRVPETYYVVQNSDLVRVQYLLVYSNTSFKSRRQDSSLMGWVKSHKMLTAVVAYIVMLVSVGLANSPTTSKLVRMFLRKIGR from the exons ATGGAGGAGATGCATGACGGCCCGCTGGACGCGGCACCCGAGGTGCACCGGCGGCCCGGGGTCGCCGTCACGGTGCGGTCGTCCCCGGCGGAGGCCGTCACCGCGGACCGGAAGCTGGCGGCCCTGCGCGACCTGCTCCGCGCTGACCTGCTGGCCGCCGACATGAAGTGGGGGCTGTTCGTGGCGTCGGGCCAGAGCTACCGCTGCGACTCCTGCCTCAAGCCCTTCCCGCCGCAGTTCGCTGGCGCTGGCGCCAAGGACGTGGACGCGCTC CGCGAAGTCTTAAGCAGAACGCCTGAACTCTCCAAAGTTATGCTGTACTGCTGCGAGTCGATTCACAGTTTGGACCCGCAAGTAGTGGATCTCCTGTTTTGGGTGCTGATACAGTTGAAGGAGTTCAAGCTGAGGTCTGTGCCGAAGAAAGAC TTCGGAGCCATTTTGGCGCGAAGGGGCTCTGGTTCGTCCGTCCCGCTCCCCAACCACATCTTCGAAGTCGTCGGCGACCCGCGCTCCGCGCGCGCCACCAAGTGGGCAGAACTGGCGCACGGCAGGAATCTGTGGTGTGGTTTCCACGGCAGCCGCTTGGAGAATTTCTACTCCATCCTCTGCCACGGGCTTCAGCAGCACATGACCAAG AGGGACCTGTTTGGCCCCGGGATCTACCTCTCGGACGAGCTGTCGGTGAGCCTACTGTACAGCCCCACGGGGTGTGCGGGCCGCCACAGCCTGGTGGGCGAGCACGCCAGCTGCGTCGCGCTCTGCCAGATCATCGACCACCCCGACGTCAAGTGCCAGACCAAGACAG gctTGGACCCCAACCGGTCTCGCTCCATCAGCAGCAACAGTATTGGCGGGCGTGTTCCAGAGACGTACTATGTGGTCCAGAACAGCGACTTGGTCCGTGTTCAGTACCTGCTGGTTTACAGCAACACCAGCTTCAAGAGCAG GAGGCAGGATTCTTCTCTGATGGGTTGGGTGAAGAGCCACAAGATGTTGACGGCTGTCGTTGCGTACATCGTGATGCTGGTCTCGGTGGGTCTTGCCAACAGCCCGACCACGTCCAAGTTGGTGAGGATGTTTCTGCGGAAGATCGGCCGGTAG